CTCAAATACGGCTTTATCCCGCTCTTGAAACTCTTTGTGCAATTCCTCATGGACTTTATAAATTCTTTGTCCTTGTTCAGTAAGCCGGAAATAGATTTCTTTCTTATTATCTAGCTTCTGATAGCTTTTAATGATACCCTTTCTTATGAGCTTCTTAGTTAGCTTACTTATGGCACCGGTAGTCATATAAAAGGACTCTGCAAGTTTTGTCACGTTGGAATCTACATTTCTTCCAATGTATTCGATGCAATGTACTTCAGAAGACTTATAACCCTTAAGACTATCTTCCATTTTAAACTTATTAAGCCGAACCAACTTGTTTAATAAGTCCCTGAAACCCATTATGACCTGTTCTTCTTTTTTCATGACCTGTCCTCCACTCGTTGGTATATTAACAATATTATATTAAATCTTTGTTTCTATTTCAACAATATTAAAATAATTATTTTAGGAATCGAGCTATACGTGAAAAAAGAGAGCCAAAAGCATCTAAGTACTGAGTAAATAAACGCTAGTTATCATCTGATAATAATTGATTAAATAAACCAATCCACTAAACGGCAAGCGGTGCAAGTGTCAAGACACTTGCACAAGACTGTAGACTTAAGTCTGACTAAGACTTTGTCTGAAGTCTGAAACTGTAACATTACTTACAGTTTGTTTCTTTAAATCAAATAATTTTTTTAATCTTCTCCCCAGATACTATATCCTCTACTGGACATATGTTTAGACACAGATGACACCCTGCACATTTATTTTTTAATAATGAAGGTTTCCTATTTTCATAGTCCCACTTTATGGCCTGATGGCCTCCATCATAACAAGATATATAGCATCTGCCGCAGCCTACACAGTTGTGATATGTAAACTCTGGATACACTACATAACTTCTGTCCAGTTTATCTGCTGGAACTACATTTTTGAGTGCAAAACCCACTAAGTCTTCTAACACATTAAATCCTTTTTCCTCCATGTAGTAAGATAATCCGCTGATTAAATCTTTTATTATCCTGTACCCATACTGCATAATTGCCGTAGTGACCTGAATATTTGAAGCTCCCAAAAGCATAAATTCTACTGCATCTTCCCAAGTTTCAATTCCACCCATGCCACTTATAGGAATGCCTTTTAATTTAGAACTTTTAGCCAAATCCTGTATAAATCTAAGAGCTATAGGTTTTATGGCTTTCCCTGAATATCCAGATACTGATGATTTTCCCCCTATTATAGGATAAGGTGAAAATTTATTTAAATCTACCCTGGTTATACTCTTTATTGTATTGATAGCAGCTATTCCATCAGCTCCACCCCGTATGGAAGCAGCTGCAGGTACTACCATATCTGAAAGATTAGGTGTCATCTTGGCAAGTATAGGTAAGGAGCTTCCCTTTCTCACTGCCCTGCAGTAATTTTCCACAAGTTCAGGGCTCTGCCCTACATCCGCCCCCATGGACTGTGAAGACATTTGGGGACAGGAAAAATTGCATTCAATTATATCCGCTCCTATTTGGGTAACCATCTCCGCCAATTTGGTCCACTCTTCTTCAGTTTCTCCCATAATGGATGCGACTAAAATTTTTTGGGGATATTTTTGTTTTAATTTTCTCATATGTTCCAGATTCTCTTCTAGGGGATGGTCTGAAATCTGCTCTAAATTTCTAAAGCCTACAAAAGGTACATTTTCTTTACCTATTACATCAAATCTTGGAGATACTTCATTTGGAATATAAAATCCAATAGTTTTAAATACTACACCTGCCCATCCCATATCCAGTGCCTTGGAACACATTTCAAAATTATTGCCTACCACAGAAGAGGACAAAAAAAATGGATTTTCACATTCTATACCACAAAATTCTATTGAAAGATCTTTCATTTATTTAACCCCCTCCAGTTTTGAATGCTTTTTATATAAAAATTCATGTACCATCTTTATTTTTATAGGTCTATCAATCTTGCCTCTTATACAGTTTCTCTGACAATACATCTTATTATTACAGGCCACACCACATTCTCCCGCCCTATTCAAGTCTTCCATAGTCTTATAATAAGCTCCCTTATAATTTTTAAATCTTAAAGACATTATAATATCTGATGGAGCCTTTTTACCTGGACATGCTTTACTACAGGGTGGATCATAACATAAAAGGCATCTTGCCACTTCTTCTATTATCTGTTTGAATTTTATATTACCTTCCATTTAAAAGCCTCCTATCTACATTAAACTATATTCTCCTCTTCCTCTTTAAAAATTTTCCCCAGCCAGGTTCTCCTAAAAATTCTCCATCTTTAAATACCAGCCTTCCCCTTGAAAAAGTCATAACAGGATATCCTTTCAATTTCACTCCCTCCCATATGGTATGATCCACATCTGAATGCATATTCTCTTTGGAAATAGTAAAATCCTTATGTGGATCATATACAACAATATCCGCATCTGAGCCCACTGTAATACTGCCTTTTTCAGGAAAGCATCCATATATTCTAGCAGGATTTGTAGAACATACTTCTACTACCTTATTAAAAGAGAGTCTTCCTTTATTAGCTTCACTTAACATGTAGGGATACATATTTTCTATACCCATACATCCATTTGGTATCTTAGTGAAATCGTCCTTTCCCCAATCCTTTTCATAGGATTGAAATGGGCAGTGATCTGTAGCTATAGTTGCAATATCTCCAGTTTTTATACCCTGCCATAGGGCATCTTGGCTTTCCTTTCCCTTTATTGGAGGAGAACATACAAAATTTCTCCCATCTTCCCTTTTATAAACTTGATTGGTAAAATATAAATATTGAGGACAGGTTTCTGCATATATTTCATATCCTTCATCCCTGGCCTTTTTAACTTCTTCCATCCCTTCCTTATTCGCAAGATGAACTATATATAAAGGAGCATTTAATGCCTTAGCCCAGTGCATTGCCCTTTTATCTGCTTCCGCTTCTACAAATTCTGGTCTTGAAAGATAGTGATACCAGGGAGAAGTTTTTCCCTCTTTTAAAAATTGCTCCGTCCTTATATCTATTAAATCAGGATTTTCTGCATGAACTGCTATAATGGCACCTACCTCTTTGGACTTTTCAAGCATCTGACACAGTACTCCATCATCTGCCATCAGCCCTTCCTTTTTATATACCATAAATACTTTAAAACTGGGTATTCCATAATCTACACAAGTTTTTAATTCCTCTAAAATTTCTGGTCTCAAGTCCGACACCACCAGATGAAAAGCATAATCAACACAAGCTGCAGGTGCACATAATTCATCCCTTTCTTTGGCAGTTTGAATTAATCCATACCCCTTTTTCTGAAGTGCAAAATCAAAAACTGTGGTTGTTCCGCCGCAGGCAGCAGCTCTTGTACCTGCTTCATATCCATCTGCTGATACCGTCCCTCCAAAGGGCATTTCAAGGTGAGTGTGAGCATCTATAGCACCTGGAAGTACATACTTTCCTTCTACATCAACTATTTTGGCATTTATATCTTCGAGCTGGCTGGCCACAGCTGCAATTTTTCCGTTTTTTATTCCTATGTCTGCCCTATAGGTATCTGATGCCGTTATTATAATACCATTTTTTATAATCGTATCCATTTACTTATCACCTCTCTATTAATCTGAACCTAAGAATTACTTGATTCATTTGCAAGTCCTGCAGCTGACTCTGGCTCCTTTGAAGAAGCGCTTAATAAATAGTAAATCACAAAAGATACTGCAAAACCTACGAACCAGGCATAATTAGCCAATCCGCTTAAACTTGGAATTATCTTGCCTATAAGGGCTGCAAATATGCCTACAATCAGTGAAATAACAGCCTTTAAGTTAAAACCTTTGTTATAAGTATATTTCCCTTTTGTTAGATATAGATCCTTAAGAACTAAATTTTTCTTTTTTATAATCCAATAATCACAAATAATTATTGCT
This genomic interval from Clostridium kluyveri contains the following:
- a CDS encoding MarR family transcriptional regulator — its product is MKKEEQVIMGFRDLLNKLVRLNKFKMEDSLKGYKSSEVHCIEYIGRNVDSNVTKLAESFYMTTGAISKLTKKLIRKGIIKSYQKLDNKKEIYFRLTEQGQRIYKVHEELHKEFQERDKAVFEQVTEEQFDSMLSFVEKYSRHLDAEIKKLGVDIKSE
- the preA gene encoding NAD-dependent dihydropyrimidine dehydrogenase subunit PreA, yielding MKDLSIEFCGIECENPFFLSSSVVGNNFEMCSKALDMGWAGVVFKTIGFYIPNEVSPRFDVIGKENVPFVGFRNLEQISDHPLEENLEHMRKLKQKYPQKILVASIMGETEEEWTKLAEMVTQIGADIIECNFSCPQMSSQSMGADVGQSPELVENYCRAVRKGSSLPILAKMTPNLSDMVVPAAASIRGGADGIAAINTIKSITRVDLNKFSPYPIIGGKSSVSGYSGKAIKPIALRFIQDLAKSSKLKGIPISGMGGIETWEDAVEFMLLGASNIQVTTAIMQYGYRIIKDLISGLSYYMEEKGFNVLEDLVGFALKNVVPADKLDRSYVVYPEFTYHNCVGCGRCYISCYDGGHQAIKWDYENRKPSLLKNKCAGCHLCLNICPVEDIVSGEKIKKII
- the hydA gene encoding dihydropyrimidinase, translated to MDTIIKNGIIITASDTYRADIGIKNGKIAAVASQLEDINAKIVDVEGKYVLPGAIDAHTHLEMPFGGTVSADGYEAGTRAAACGGTTTVFDFALQKKGYGLIQTAKERDELCAPAACVDYAFHLVVSDLRPEILEELKTCVDYGIPSFKVFMVYKKEGLMADDGVLCQMLEKSKEVGAIIAVHAENPDLIDIRTEQFLKEGKTSPWYHYLSRPEFVEAEADKRAMHWAKALNAPLYIVHLANKEGMEEVKKARDEGYEIYAETCPQYLYFTNQVYKREDGRNFVCSPPIKGKESQDALWQGIKTGDIATIATDHCPFQSYEKDWGKDDFTKIPNGCMGIENMYPYMLSEANKGRLSFNKVVEVCSTNPARIYGCFPEKGSITVGSDADIVVYDPHKDFTISKENMHSDVDHTIWEGVKLKGYPVMTFSRGRLVFKDGEFLGEPGWGKFLKRKRRI